GCTCCAGCGAGACACGCTTCACCGTCTGGGCGCTCTGCTCCAGCAGCAGCCGGCCGACCCGGGTGGAACCGGTGAAGGATAGCGCCTTGATGCGCTCCTCGGCACACAGAATTTTCGACACCTCGGCGGGCTCGCCCAGCACCACGTTGAACACGCCCGCCGGAATGCCGGCGCGCTCGGCCAGCTCGGCCAGCGCCAACGCCGAGAACGGCGTCTCGCCGGCCGGCTTGACGATCACCGGGCAGCCGGCAGCCAGGGCGGCGGCGGCCTTGCGCGTGATCATCGCCAGCGGGAAGTTCCACGGCGTGATCAGCGCGGCGATACCCACCGGCTCCTTGAGCGTGCCCAGCGCGGCGTTGGGGATGTGGCTGGGAATGGTCTCGCCGAAGGTACGCTTGCCCTCCTCGGCGAACCAGCGCACGAAGCTGGCGCCGTACTCCACCTCGCCGCGCGCATCGGGCAGCGGCTTGCCCTGCTCCAGGGTCATGATGGTGGCGAGATCCTCGCGGTTGGCCTGCAGCAGGTCGTGCCAGGCCAGCAGGCGCTCGGCGCGCTCGTCGGCACGCAGCGCGCGCCAGTGGGCGAAAGCGGTGTCGGCGGCGTCCACCGCCTCGCGGATCTGGTGCGCCTCGAGCCAGGGAATGTAGCCGATGACCTCGCCGGTGGCGGGGTCGAAGACCGTCTCCTCGCGGCCGCCGTCGCCGTAGGTCCACTTGCCGTTCACGTAGGCGTGCTGACGAAACAGACGCGGATCACCCAGCATGGTGGACAGTGTATTGGTCAGCTTCATGTTCATGGGCACCTCCCCTGACACCGGCCCCTCGCCCACGGGCCGGCTGTGGCAAAAACGACAGAGCAGCCGGGGCTGCTCGATGGGTACAGGGTAAGGGCAAAGCCCGGCCGGGACTTTTCGTTAGC
This portion of the Billgrantia sulfidoxydans genome encodes:
- a CDS encoding NAD-dependent succinate-semialdehyde dehydrogenase; this translates as MNMKLTNTLSTMLGDPRLFRQHAYVNGKWTYGDGGREETVFDPATGEVIGYIPWLEAHQIREAVDAADTAFAHWRALRADERAERLLAWHDLLQANREDLATIMTLEQGKPLPDARGEVEYGASFVRWFAEEGKRTFGETIPSHIPNAALGTLKEPVGIAALITPWNFPLAMITRKAAAALAAGCPVIVKPAGETPFSALALAELAERAGIPAGVFNVVLGEPAEVSKILCAEERIKALSFTGSTRVGRLLLEQSAQTVKRVSLELGGNAPFIVGPDMDPKEAAFAAVAAKFQTAGQDCLAANRILVHESIHDEFVEHFAERMAALTVGNGMESEVDLGPLIHRQAVDKAAAIVDDAISRGATLVAGDQTRAPGDNFFMPVLLTGVTPEMKVWREENFAPVAGVTAYRDDDEVIAMANDTEYGLAAYVYTHDIRRIWKLLRALEYGMVSVNSVKMTGPPVPFGGVKQSGLGREGGITGIDEYLETKYYCLGALGSVSGS